The genomic region CTTTGTGTTCAAAACACGCCTTCCAAAGCTCCTCTTTACTGCCAAAGTGATACTGAAGCAGGCTCTTAGGCGTCCCTGCCGCAGCGGCGATGTCGGCGACGGAGGCGCCGTCGAAACCCTTTTCCGCGAACAGATCCATCGCGGTGTTCAAGATCGTCTCGCGGGTTTTGACGGGATCAAGACGGCGGCGCTCGGCAAGTTTGGTCATTCACACAATCCTTTGTACGATCGTCCAAATTATATCGCAAAAACAATCTGCCGTCAAGTGGTGGGCATATTGACAAACCCACCCCCGGCCTTCGGCCAACCCCTCCCGCCGACGGGAAGGGTGATTAAGATTGCCTCTGACGAAAGCCGTCTGTGATAACACGCTCTGAAAAACCCTTCCCGTCGGCGGGAGGGGTTGGCCGAAGGCCGGGGGTGGGTTTGCCAGGGAGGGGTGGCGCGAAGCGCCGGAGCGGGTTTGCCTACCCGCCAACAGCTCTGACTTCCGCTCCATCAATCGCCGTGTCTTCGCCGATCTTGCGCCATGCATCCAGTTCCTGGTCCGACGCCGCGCGCTTTTGCGCCAGCAGTCCGTAGGCGTCGGCGCCGAGGATGAGGCGCAAGGGCGGGTCGCTGCTTTCGACGGCCTGGATCATGGCGGCGGCGGCTTTTCGTGGGTCGCCGGGCTGTTGGCCGGCGTTGCCGTAGAGATATTGGCGGATGGGTTCGATGACGGGCTTGTAATCGTCGATCTCCGTGGCGGCGCGCATGTTGGAGTCGCCGGCGAAGTCGGTGCGGAAGGCGCCGGGCTCGACGATCGTGACATGGATCCCCAGCGGGCTGACTTCATTGCGCAGGCTTTCGGAGTAGCCTTCAAGGGCGAACTTGGACGCGCAGTAGGCGGCGAATCCCTGGTAGCCGACCTGGCCGCCGATGCTGGTG from Capsulimonas corticalis harbors:
- a CDS encoding oxidoreductase yields the protein MSKVYIITGTSTGFGRALAEAALEHGDKVVVTARKPEAVAELVQKYPDTALAVRLDVTNDADRQAVVSAALEKFGRIDVLVNNAGRGSLGAAEEFSLEQLRDQMEVNFFGAAEMVRAVLPAMRRQRGGNILNLTSIGGQVGYQGFAAYCASKFALEGYSESLRNEVSPLGIHVTIVEPGAFRTDFAGDSNMRAATEIDDYKPVIEPIRQYLYGNAGQQPGDPRKAAAAMIQAVESSDPPLRLILGADAYGLLAQKRAASDQELDAWRKIGEDTAIDGAEVRAVGG